From Brassica rapa cultivar Chiifu-401-42 chromosome A06, CAAS_Brap_v3.01, whole genome shotgun sequence:
AGGGCGACAAGTGAAACGATGAGGACAGGGATCGTCCAGAGAAGCAATGCCCTGCAATGAAAAACAGAACATGAGTAAACAAGGAGTTTAGGACACAAGCATAGGCTAGTAAAGTTTTATggtatcatttaaaaaaaaactacacaTACATAAACcttaaatttataagaaaaaatatttatattgatttataataaattatttctcTAAAATCTCAAGACTGGCcgaaaaatttacatatatataaaccttaattttataaaaaaaaatatattggtatatatttataataaattatctatattttttcTCTAACCGACGGTGAATAGAAAGTCATAGCGTTTTGTTATTACCTTCTTCCAGAGACATCCATGAGTCTCATGGCAACGACAATAGCTGGAAGCATGAGTAAAGTTGTTAACCCGCTGATGAGGAACGAGGCAGAGATTGAACTTAATCCGAAGCTTGAGAGAAGAATGTCTACACCAGCACGTTCAAGAATCTGAGGAGTGTAGTAAAGAACTCCATTGATACCTGAAAACTGCTGTAGTATCTGAATCCCAACACCAACAACCAGCGCACGTTTAACACCAGGCTCAAGAAGAGCCGACCAGAGCGGTCCAGTGGGAGGGGCCACGTCAGATCCATGGACCGACTTAGGACCAAGAACTGATCTGCTCACAAGGGCTGAAGCGTGAACGTAGCTGCCTCCATCGTGACCACAAGGAAGAGAAACGATTGAGCCGCGGCGAGACTCTGCACCGTCTTCTTTAAGGTAATAACGTTTGTACTCGCCGTTGTCGTATCTGTATCCCATGTGCCAACCACCACCGATCCCCATGCTGTTTTCACCGTTAAGCGTGCTGTGGCGTCTCATGCTCAGCGTGCTTCCTCCTGTAGGATGTGGGATCACGTCCTTGTCCGTGCTTGTGGCCTGACGCGACATCAATGGGCTGCGAAGATCGTTGTCCGAGTCATCATCAGGTGCATTGTCATCGGTCGCGTAGTCGTCATGGTCTTTGTTGAATTGGCTCTCAACGTCTTTCTCCCAGTGTGCTGGTTTCATGTGGGGCACGTCGGCGTTAGTGCTGAACATGCTTCCGAAGTTAGGGAAGATTCCACTCTTTGTGTTTCCACCTGCTTCAGGCATCTTCTCGTGTAGACTGTCGAATAGACCCACGATCGGGTCTTTGTGGATCCCGCTTTGGTTTGCTAAGCTTCCGTGGCGAGAACGTAGCCCAAGTGAACTCTGTTGTTGGTCAGTGACGGGTCGAGCAATGTAAGATTGGTTCTCGTGTGTTCCGAGAAGCCTCATTTGTCCGTCCCCATCAACGGTTTCAAGTGTTTCATGTTCCTCCAACGTTACTAAGAGATCCTCTAATGTCTTTTCTCCACCAATGTCTAATCCTTCAACAAGCAAAGCCATCTcatctgcaaaaaaaaacataacaaaaaactGTTAATAGTAGCCAGGGCCGGTTCTGAGCACAGTCGGATGAAACATTCGTCTTGGTCCTAAATTCTAAAGAGATATTATACACAGTCAAATGATCTCcaaattgtcaatttttttttaattaagattagcctaaaatattttatgaccTCCTAAATCTTAGAGCCGGTCCTGAAGTGACTACACCAAACAAAGAGAAGCCTTACCGGTAACATCTTCTCTGCCACATAACATTTGAAGAACCTTCTTAGCCTCATCCATCCTTCCTTTACTAACCAGCCAACGAGGCGACTCGGGCAAATAAAACACCGTGAATAACAAATACACGAGAGAAGGGATAGAGAGGACACCGAGCATGGCTCTCCAGCTAGGAGCATCGCTCAGGGACATAGTGAAAACCATGCAGTAAGACAGAAACATTCCACCAGAGCCAAGGAACTGAGGAAGAGTGTTGAGCTGTCCTCTGATCTCTGGAGGAGCGGTCTCAGAGATGTAAACAGGGACAAGGGTAACGGCGAGACCGGCACCAAACCCATCAAGAAGCCTAGCTAAGCATAGGACATAGACGTTTGGAGACCAAAGCATTATCAAACCGCTGAGGAAATACATGACCGATGCTAGTATCAGCATGGGGCGTCTCCCAAGCCAATCAGAGATGGGTCCTGAGCAAGTGGTGATGACCGTGGCACCGATCAATGACATTGCTACAACAAGACCTTGAACAGAGGTTGCTAGATTCATATCTTTGTTGATATAAACCATTGCTCCTGCAACATTTTAGAAATCTTAAATGAGACTGATCTGATGCAAACAAATTCAAATCATCAAGAGAAGAGTTACAAACCAGCAATGGTGGCATTGTCCCATCCTTGCAAGAAATTGCCGATAGTGGCGGCGAGAGCAACGAGGGTCGCTCCCTTCATTGTTCAAACCAACCCTAAACACACAAAACCAAAATTCAGAACAGTTCTTTTCAGTGATTAGACATTTCAAAGTTTCAAAGTTTTAGTCAACAATCAAAAAAGGgaacaaaaattaaactttcCAAATCAAGATCTAAATCACAGTCAATTCACAATGTTATTGAACCAAAAGATTTAGTAGAATTAGACTCAAAAAATTCATCAATGAATATGAAAATGCAGCAACCTAGGAGGTAAAATAATATCTTTTTAGTTTATGTGAATGAAAGCAAAGAATAGCTTTTTAGTTTATGTGAATGAAAGCAAACAAAAAGATTGCTTCACTTTGAccaacaagaaaaagattgcttCACTTTCTAGGGAAAAGGTGTCACCTTTTCTTCCTCTTCTGAAAGTACAATTCTCCTGCACTCACCAGGAACTGAACTCTTCTTTCTTTTAGTTTCCTTTTGCCTTTTCGTCTTCGAATTATAAATCAAGAAAGAGAACAAGGATGATTGATTTGGAATATTTTGATCGTTGATTTACTTTTATTTTCCCGGATATGGAATCTACAATAAGGACAAGTAATGGTTTTCACAAATTATTGCTACAATACGcagtaaacaaaaaaacaaatcattgCTACCATACCAACAAAACTTTGgttatttcttttattaaaaaaaggagaaaactatCACTGCATGGCATTTACATACAGTAGTTCTTCTTGGCGGGTAAGAACTCTATGATGAAGAACGATTTACGAGGATTGTGTAATGTTTTCGACACTTTATATAGAAGAGTCGAACATAAATAATCATAATCTATCTATGTCACTATCAAAATTCTGATGTA
This genomic window contains:
- the LOC103872869 gene encoding monosaccharide-sensing protein 1, with translation MKGATLVALAATIGNFLQGWDNATIAGAMVYINKDMNLATSVQGLVVAMSLIGATVITTCSGPISDWLGRRPMLILASVMYFLSGLIMLWSPNVYVLCLARLLDGFGAGLAVTLVPVYISETAPPEIRGQLNTLPQFLGSGGMFLSYCMVFTMSLSDAPSWRAMLGVLSIPSLVYLLFTVFYLPESPRWLVSKGRMDEAKKVLQMLCGREDVTDEMALLVEGLDIGGEKTLEDLLVTLEEHETLETVDGDGQMRLLGTHENQSYIARPVTDQQQSSLGLRSRHGSLANQSGIHKDPIVGLFDSLHEKMPEAGGNTKSGIFPNFGSMFSTNADVPHMKPAHWEKDVESQFNKDHDDYATDDNAPDDDSDNDLRSPLMSRQATSTDKDVIPHPTGGSTLSMRRHSTLNGENSMGIGGGWHMGYRYDNGEYKRYYLKEDGAESRRGSIVSLPCGHDGGSYVHASALVSRSVLGPKSVHGSDVAPPTGPLWSALLEPGVKRALVVGVGIQILQQFSGINGVLYYTPQILERAGVDILLSSFGLSSISASFLISGLTTLLMLPAIVVAMRLMDVSGRRALLLWTIPVLIVSLVALFISELVQISKVVNAALSTVCVVLYICFFVMGYGPIPNILCSEIFPTRVRGLCIAICAMVFWICDIIVTYSLPVLLSSIGLVGVFSIYAAVCVISWVFVYLKVPETKGMPLEVITDYFAFGAQASAPSKDDT